The following coding sequences are from one Lycium ferocissimum isolate CSIRO_LF1 chromosome 3, AGI_CSIRO_Lferr_CH_V1, whole genome shotgun sequence window:
- the LOC132049940 gene encoding glycine-rich RNA-binding protein GRP1A-like: protein MAAEVEYSCFVGGLAWATTDRTLADAFGTYGEVVDSKIINDRETGRSRGFGFVTFKDEKSMKDAISAMNGQELDGRNITVNEAQARGSGGGGGGGFGGGRRQGGGGGYGGGGGGYGGGGGYGGGRREGGGGGYGGRREGGGGGYGGGGYGGGDRY from the exons ATGGCGGCTGAAGTTGAGTACAGTTGTTTCGTTGGTGGTCTAGCATGGGCCACCACAGATAGAACCCTAGCTGATGCTTTCGGTACTTATGGCGAAGTAGTCGATTCCAAG ATCATTAACGACAGAGAAACTGGCAGATCTAGAGGATTCGGCTTCGTTACCTTCAAGGATGAGAAATCAATGAAGGATGCAATTTCAGCAATGAACGGTCAGGAACTTGACGGCCGTAACATCACCGTTAACGAAGCTCAGGCTCGCGGTAGCGGCGGCGGTGGAGGTGGCGGTTTCGGCGGTGGCCGACGTCAAGGAGGCGGCGGAGGTTACGGAGGAGGCGGCGGTGGATACGGCGGCGGTGGTGGTTATGGAGGTGGCCGCCGTGAAGGTGGCGGGGGAGGCTACGGTGGCCGACGTGAAGGTGGTGGTGGCGGTTATGGCGGAGGTGGATATGGCGGTGGTGACCGTTATTAG
- the LOC132049941 gene encoding glycine-rich RNA-binding protein-like has translation MAAEVEYRCFVGGLAWATTDSTLGDAFAHYGEVIDSKIINDRETGRSRGFGFVTFGDEKSMRDAIEGMNGQNLDGRNITVNEAQSRGSGGGGGGFGGGRRTGGYSGGGGGYGGGGYGGGGYGGGYGRRDGGNGGGYGGGRDRGYGGGGGGYGGGYGGGDRYGDGGSRYSRGGGASEGSWRN, from the exons ATGGCAGCTGAGGTTGAGTACAGGTGTTTTGTTGGTGGGCTAGCATGGGCTACCACTGATAGTACGTTAGGAGATGCTTTTGCTCATTACGGTGAAGTTATCGATTCCAAG ATCATAAACGATCGTGAGACAGGTAGATCAAGAGGATTTGGTTTTGTTACGTTTGGTGATGAGAAATCAATGAGGGACGCAATTGAAGGAATGAATGGCCAGAACCTTGATGGTCGTAACATCACTGTTAATGAAGCTCAATCACGCGGTAGCGGTGGTGGCGGCGGTGGGTTCGGTGGTGGCCGACGTACCGGTGGCTACAGCGGTGGCGGCGGCGGCTACGGTGGCGGTGGATACGGTGGCGGTGGCTACGGTGGTGGCTATGGCCGACGGGACGGTGGCAACGGTGGTGGTTATGGTGGTGGCCGTGATCGCGGATATGGCGGTGGTGGTGGCGGCTATGGTGGTGGTTATGGTGGTGGTGATCGTTATGGTGATGGTGGGTCGCGCTACTCGAGAGGTGGTGGTGCATCTGAAGGAAGCTGGAGGAATTAA